One Citrus sinensis cultivar Valencia sweet orange chromosome 5, DVS_A1.0, whole genome shotgun sequence genomic window, atcttaaattttctttttattaatgtccaaaaaaattattataaaagggtaatattataaaagtaagccaaaagaaataaaaagtaacggtatgggtatcaatactttaacagCATGGatgttttgagatatttttaaaaatatagaagCTAAATGGACagtgattttaaaatacagggactaaacGGGCATTTACCCTtagtttgtattttaattgatgtGGTAAATGATGTGTCACTATCTAACTGGCTCAAATGATAAATGATTATTAaaccttattatttttaattctaatagTGAATTACTATTGATGACATATCAGTTAAGATAAAAGAAAGTATCCAAAGTAAGCATAGCATTACTTTATTTAGACTATAACATTACAATACTGATTTAAGAGGATCTGATGCACTTCTAAAGAAACTTGCCTGCACATTGTAATaagttagaatttttttagataCAATCTCAAGAAACTTGCCTCTTCTAATGATAATTATCTGtgtattacaaaatatatgtattactTTCCTAACATTGTTTGAGACAGtggtttattttgtaaatttttacgATGATTTAGCATATTCACAACACTATatagatataattatttttaaaaaaaaactatatctttctttcttttttttttctttttaatatcaatgtcCATACATTAGATTTGATATtctccattaattaattatcaacgTAGCATATATATACTTTACCTCTATATCACTTGAGCTAAGGATAACTAAttcaaaatgataatttttataacaacattttttttaatttataacctCTCCATAGTCATTAAATAAGTTTGGTCCTATCATTATGAGTTTATGACTATCAGAAGGTTTTACCGTACATTCTATTAGCTAGAATCATGATTTTTTAGTGTACACTTGAGactttttttgtataaatgtATTCAAAATATACGGCtagttattattgtttaacaTTCTTTGTAGATCAAATAAAATCTGCGGTATGTAGAATTTGTGGCCGAGAAAAGAAACGGAcatagaagaagaaaagaaatttgaaatattgcAGTGATAGCATTTTTTCATGCCTTTATTCCATTAGTTCCAAACTACGTATATAGCCTCTGAAACTTTACATTCTAAGCTaggaaatagaaaaacaatagaagaaaaatctaGAAAATAACTATACTATTCATGCCGAAGACTGGAAGATTTGCAAAACAAGCTGCAAATTTTGGAGTTGTGAtcaatattttgaagtttcaaaataaagtttgatGCGACTTGGGATTTTATTCAGCGCTTAAAGGCTTGTTGAGGTAATTAAGGTGCTACCTGGTTGCCTGCTAGGGTAACAATCAAATACTGCAGCAGTCACTTACAATCTCACTAACATTTTTCTGATATTATAGAGTCATGTTTGTTGATCTTGCCCGCCCTCTTGTTCAACAATCATGGGATAGTGACTTTGGCCTGGGGATGAAGGACTGCAGCAATTTTAATGAACATTCAAGAGCGGGAACTCCACCTCAAGTGACATTTTAAGCATAACCCTGTTTCTTTGTCCTAGCTAGAAGAAGACAAATCATCATGTCCCCAACACGTTGCCAATTCTTTccgtaaataaaaattgagcAAGACAAATCATCAGCTTgacactaattaattaattttatctgccgttcacttttttttttttttatttacatacgAAGGTGAAGCCTCTTATCGATCCAGCTGGTTCTGTCCTTCTCTTGGAGACAATGTCTATGCATCCATCTgatacaaaaattataatacaagATTCTTTATGTAATAATCAGTGttcatgcattctttttaattagcATAACATGATAACATTGAGCATagcctttattttaattttcatttcttcattaaattaataaactacAAGAATGCACGAGCGTTACAGAATCGTGTTCTTTCTACAGGGAAcaactttttatattgttgCAGAggcaataattttaatgatcaATATTAACTTACCTGATCAAGatatatatgattttggagctttaaaataataagctGACCACCTAGTGGGAGGAGACAATGCATAAAAATAGCTGATATAATGTGTAGATCAAGATCGAAATCATGTTgctaattgatatttttaagaaGATAAGATTCCTCTTGTCCCCTTCATCTGTTGATATATATAATGTGCATATGGTAACCAAATGATGGCAATACTAGTTCAACTTGTAGCTTTCTCGTTCACAGCAAGAGAAAAAATGGCAGCCTTCTACCATGTTCGATCAAACAGTTTGCCGACTAAATCACACCCATTCACTTCAGAAGTTGAAGAGACTGAGCAGATTAAGGTCTTCTCAAGCTGCTTCAACTATAGGCCGTAACGTAAATGGCCTTCAAGATTTACATGATTGTGTTGATAAAATCTTTCAACTGCCCCTCATTCAACAAGCTTTATCACAAGGCAATAACAGGAATTGGTTGATGAGCTATTGATACTTGCAGCATTGCTCAGAATGCATTGCTGCAATCTAAGGAATCCATACAAGGACTTCAATCAGTTTTGCGCAGACGAAAGGGCGACGAAACTGAGCTTAAAAGTGAGATTAAGAAGTACTTAACCTCTAGGAAGGCAGTGAAAAAGACAATCCATAAGGCCTTGTGGAATTTGAAAGGCATGGAAAATAAAAGGTCGGCTTCGATCAATGACGAACGTGTTAGCATGTTGAAAGAGGTTGAAGGGGTCACCATCACTGCATTTGAATCCTTACTGTCCCTTATCTCTGGGCCAAGGACTGGATCAATGCTAAGCGGCTTCTCATTGGTTTCAAAGCTGATCCGCCCCAAAAGAATAGCATGCGAAGAAGACGAAAAAGACATTAATGAGTTTGACAAGGTGGATGCTGCACTCATTGGTCACAAGACTATTAGATCTGATAACATCTTTTGCTTGCAAAACCAGCTTAAAGAATTGGAGTCCAGCATTCAAGATCTTGAAGAAGGACTCGAATCATTGTATAGGCGTTTGATCAAAGCTCGAGTCTCCCTTCTCAACATCCTCAACAATtagattacaaaaattttttgCCTAATTCATACTTGTAAATGAGAATTACACTAGTACATCAGTCCaatcatataattttcaatacaaaCACTAAGTATTATGTGATATATTCCGGaatatcttcaatttttttgtttaattttttatttacgaTCATCTTTTTAATCTCGGGAGCGAATGAATGATTCAACATATAAATgggttaaattttaaatttagatcAAAAGAATTAATCTTATTGTAAAACCTATGGATCAAGTTTTACACACATACTACCAACAACAAGGACTTCAAAGCAATTCAAAAAATAGACATGATAAATTAAGTTGTCAAGATCCCACTTGTCTCTTGGTATATGATAGGATAATACCAATTAAGGAGATTCACATGCGAAATGTAACGCAAAATGCTCTCGCTGTCTGTTGATTTGCACGAATCATCTGCATATGTGTACACGGAATCGTCAAGATTCCAGTTGTGTACAGATCAAAGAAGATCAACATAAGCAACTTTTGATGATCTTCACATGGTAGACTTAGATCTCGAAGGCTTTTGAGTGGTAAAAAACGTGCTAGTTGTCTCTCTGTTagatcaaatttcattttcctatTATATAGAAAAACATGTAACAGCCAAGTATAGGAATCTTGTCTTCTATTGCATGacaatcatatttaaaagcattGATGAGCATAATTTGCAGATCTTGTGTGGCAGTTGCAAAGCAATCATATGATGTGTCtgcaaatttaaattgattcatCAATCTAAAAAGTTTAgcgttaaaataattttacacacGTTTTACACGATTATCTACAAGTAGCAAGCCTTTTCTTGCATGTCAACGTCACTTGTGCATTTGCACAATCTGTagctaaaatgattattttcatgTGGGAATTTTAGAAGGTATTGTGCATGGAACAGCCCCCTTGTACATTGTACAGATGCATGCATGTCCAGCTCTGCTATTATCTTTGaattgttatgaatttattaaaataaatgtggatgttcataacatatattttttagtctccccactatcttccattagcaacctttagcttccctataactcccactatctcacaaggaattatgatttataatttttccattaatttcatggagtgattatgtaactataaaaggagagctcatctctttgttttgtacacacaattggaatgaaaaaaatcactctataatatattgttctctcattttattctttatcttgtgttgcttctttatttgtgtTGCTGGCTAATAGCTTTTCTAAAACGTTATCAGCACGAGACTTTGTTCAGGTACTAATTCTTTTGCTTCTCATATCTagcaattttaattattatatacctATAATTATTCATCACTAATAACATGTCATATTATCTATTATTATCATGTATAAGATTAACTTCTTAAGGATGTATGTATATTACTTGTCTTCATTGTGTTTCTTGAAATATGCATAATTGATGGTATAAGATTTGAAATGAATTCTATGACATGAATAGtatgatatataattattatagaactttattattatattaccaTGAGTGATTATATGACATCTAATAATTACTTGTTAATAatgaatcaattatttatcCATGTTTAGATTGTTTTATAGCTATCTGAAAATGTCGAATCTCGCAAAACTTGAATTTGTGGCACTTGATATCTCTGGCGATAATTATCTTTCATGGGTCTTGTGTTAATATTTATGTGTCcataatgttaattttgatgataacaaacaaaattaagaatgattaaaattttaaaaactcaaattatttttcatacattttaataaatcattattttcataatataaaggttttatacttaatgaaaaaataattttatgaaattggttattttcaagttaatggtttaaattgaaaaagttttgagaactttgaaatcaacaagtattgttttgaaattctaGAAATGAAcctatttaaaatattttataaagttttgggtcatagtataatttcaaaaagctTTGGAAGTCTTTGAAACTCTAGAAATGGACCTActtgtaaagttttataaatttttcagccataatataattatataaagttttaaggtaaaactataattttagaaaataatttcactaTAGTAATCACTGTATCAAATGCCTAACCGTTTTGGAGATAACGACTAACCAACATCTAATGGAAACTAACGGCGATCTGACATCTAGAAAACGGTGATTCGACTTTGCAGATATTGCGTGGCAGTTGTGAAGCAATCATATGATGTGTCTGCATATTTAAACTGATTCATCAATCCAAATTTAGACTAATTCATCGTTGATTGATTTACACTTCCACAACTAATAAATTAGTGTTAGTTTGGGATTACAGTGGCTAATAAAATAAGGTGCTTCTACTTTGCAAAAGAAATTAGTTGCTAAATGCTGTGAGTTGGAAAAACAAAGTATGTACgtatatttggtaaatttcatTATGAACGCactatgtgtgtgtgtgtgtgtgtttaaagttccttttattttatactaagtttaataatttttttaaccgtggttatgaaattttatttgaactcATGATTAGCTTTCATATGAAAACTGTTCATAACTCATCAAGAAAATTTACACAATCAAATGCTAGTCTTGTTGAttcttatgattaaaaaaaagtataagtaataaatgaatatattaaCTTATAAGATCAAAACTTTCATATTGGTGAATATGTATAGACTGTACGGTATTGCAGTTATGGTTATATGATATTTaggattataatttatttattaagttttatgaaaaataatacataattGTCTTTCGTTAAAACGTAAGATTATAATAGTAgcttgaaaaaaaagtttggtgacttatttaataaattgtttgttttagCAATCCCCTTCTTACTTTTAGAAGAATTGTCAAAATAGAAGAACTTATGAAATAAGCATCTTTTTGCGTTTTAACCTCGATTCAAAGGGACCATAATTCACAAATTTATCTAGTATTAGGATTAAGAGCATTAATCAAAGTGTGGGGTAATTCCCCTATAATCCTTAAGTTTGAATAAATTGCCCagttagtatttatttttcaaaaactaccCAGTAACCgataaatttaactttttaaaagtaaaatatataataaaacttaaaattcaaacaaatttaataatatgaaatagGTGAAAAGTAGAAGAACAATTAgcatattttatcaaaaatggaTATACAATAGCGACGTTTAggtaatttttagaaatgcTTACCTAACTTTGAAAATAGCTCAAATTTGAGGGACTAAAcgaatatttaaattaataaagtcttgaagtttgatataaaatttgggATGAGGATATTTCCACCCcacttctaaaaaataattacaatgagttcacaatattcttaaaaaatataaattaataaaagttttgtacagttaatcaattaaatccttctattaatttttttcttagatttttttaccatctttaatcataaattttaatataagttttattttactattttattattatgatataaaagacaaaattaccCTCATAAAACATCAGTTAttatatctaataatttaggtatttaattttttgacttataatctaatatttttaaatgaaaccTAATTATTATTCACTATCCTTACAtgtaaattacataaatttgacagcctaataatttacatgagAATTGTGCCATAAAGACACtatgttagtttaattaaaaaataataattatactaATAAAGTAGTATTAGAAACAATGAGTTTGgtacaaattagaaaaatattgaagttaaataaaattcttgataattttacaaaacaaTCTTTgtaatcaaatataataaaaaaatctaattcacaaaaagtgaattaaaattgatttaattaattaattctccaaaactcttcttgattttaaaacttttaaaataatgtgcaactttcataattattttttgaaaatggggTGGATTCACAGAAAAGGTAGGGTGAAGGTATCATCACTCTAAAATTTGCTAGATGTTATACCGAATACGCAGCTGTATAGTGTAATATCCCAAATTAATTTCCACTCCTTCCATATTTATTTGTCCATGCATATATAATGCAAGAACAAACACATTGGATTGATCCCATTAAGGACATTAGAGTTGTGCTCTAGTAATTACTCATTTTAgtctttcttttcttatttttatagtagtgaatttaaattataagttttctATTTTGTTCGAATTCTGGATATAGGGAATTTATTCTATCGTCCACTCACTTTCGAtcgaaaatttaaaaaaaaaaataattattcaatccGAATTATAAATCCGATCTCAATCCATTTTAAAGGTTCAGAGTTGGATTCAATTCgcatgagttttatttttagtttaggGAATATATGCTCGTTACTACCTGTTATATCCCAATTAAACCCGACTTGGCACGTCAGCAAACATTCCAAACTGGGTCAACC contains:
- the LOC102609069 gene encoding uncharacterized protein LOC102609069 translates to MMAILVQLVAFSFTAREKMAAFYHVRSNSLPTKSHPFTSEVEETEQIKVFSSCFNYRPIAQNALLQSKESIQGLQSVLRRRKGDETELKSEIKKYLTSRKAVKKTIHKALWNLKGMENKRSASINDERVSMLKEVEGVTITAFESLLSLISGPRTGSMLSGFSLVSKLIRPKRIACEEDEKDINEFDKVDAALIGHKTIRSDNIFCLQNQLKELESSIQDLEEGLESLYRRLIKARVSLLNILNN